CCAACAGTTCCGAATCCCGGGCCAATACCGGCCATACTTGTTGCCACTGCCCCAAACGAGGTTTTCAGGTCGTTTGTCCAAAGCATCATTATCATAGTGCCAATAATAAGTATGAGGTAGTAAAAAAGAACAAAAGTGAAAACGCGGTTAATGAGCTCGGGCTTCACCACGTTTTTGTTGTAGTGAACCACGCGAACAACCGTGCTCGACGAAAAATATTCTTTATAAAGTGTGCGTATACGCTTAAAAACAACAAGGTGACGGATAACTTTTACACCACCTCCGGTTGATCCAGAAGATGCGCCGATCAACATCAGAATAGCAATTATACCAATAGATTGTAGTGGCCACTGCAAATAATCGGCAGTGGCAAACCCGGTTGCGGTAATAATGGAAACCACCTGGAAAAAGGCATAACGGAAAGCCGGCTCAAATCCCAAATCCTGGTGATGAAAGAAAAGTGACAGTGTAATGATCGTTCCGGCAAGCAATATTATTTTTAAATACAACCGGAGTTCTTCATTCTTAAAAGCAGTTTTAAAATCGCCCCGTAACCAGAAAACGTGTACCACAAAGTTGATTCCCGAAAGCAGCATAAAAAAGGTTACCGTGTATTGAATAAATGGCGAGAAGCCGGCCAGACTATCATTCTTTGTGGAGAAACCACCGGTGGCAATGGTTGCAAACGAATGACAAATGGCGTCGAACAGCGACATGCCGCCTATCCATAAAATAATGGTTTCGGCAAAGGTTAGCCCCATGTAAATGAGCCATAATCGGCGCGCCACTTTGCGTATGCGTGTCGATACTTTTTCGGTGGCTACGCTCGACACCTCGGAGTAAAACAGGTAAATACCGTTAATTTTCAGAAATGGCATAATGGCTACCACCAAAACAATAATTCCCATTCCGCCAATCCAGTGGGTTTCGGCGCGCCAAAACAAAACACTTTTGGGCAGAGCTTCAATGTTGGCCAAAATCGATGATCCGGTTGTGGTAAATCCTGAAATCGATTCGAAAAAAGCATTGGTAAAATTCGGGATACTACCGGATAGCAAATAGGGGAGTGTTCCAACCAAAGCCATTACTACCCATGCCAGCGTTACAATAATGAAACTCTCGCGCAACGAAGGTTCTACCTGCCGTTGTTTTTTTGAAAGCAGGTTTAAAACAACTCCTAAACCAAAGGTGATTAGAAAAGTGTGCGACAGATCGCTAAAAACGCTCTCTT
Above is a genomic segment from uncultured Draconibacterium sp. containing:
- a CDS encoding TrkH family potassium uptake protein, translating into MKHRKINIALILHIISIVITFESLFMLYALIVAFIYKESVFSDLSHTFLITFGLGVVLNLLSKKQRQVEPSLRESFIIVTLAWVVMALVGTLPYLLSGSIPNFTNAFFESISGFTTTGSSILANIEALPKSVLFWRAETHWIGGMGIIVLVVAIMPFLKINGIYLFYSEVSSVATEKVSTRIRKVARRLWLIYMGLTFAETIILWIGGMSLFDAICHSFATIATGGFSTKNDSLAGFSPFIQYTVTFFMLLSGINFVVHVFWLRGDFKTAFKNEELRLYLKIILLAGTIITLSLFFHHQDLGFEPAFRYAFFQVVSIITATGFATADYLQWPLQSIGIIAILMLIGASSGSTGGGVKVIRHLVVFKRIRTLYKEYFSSSTVVRVVHYNKNVVKPELINRVFTFVLFYYLILIIGTMIMMLWTNDLKTSFGAVATSMAGIGPGFGTVGPVSNFLHLPDGAKYFLTALMVIGRLEIYSVLVLFTPSFWLD